The following proteins are co-located in the Candidatus Lokiarchaeota archaeon genome:
- a CDS encoding helix-turn-helix domain-containing protein: MRELLEKLFASRAQTRVVQHFLDRPKEFFNLSRIAKETDLAHSTIHRVIQPLVDMGLVKEIKVGKQIRLFILQSEDPKSKALIDFYEEIRPLLLDVSVE, translated from the coding sequence TTGCGAGAACTACTTGAGAAATTATTTGCATCTCGGGCACAAACGAGAGTTGTTCAGCATTTTCTAGATAGACCCAAAGAATTCTTCAACCTGAGCCGAATAGCAAAGGAAACGGATTTGGCTCATTCTACTATCCATCGTGTCATTCAACCACTTGTTGATATGGGTCTGGTAAAGGAAATCAAAGTTGGAAAACAAATCCGCCTGTTCATTCTCCAAAGTGAGGATCCAAAAAGCAAAGCTCTGATAGATTTCTACGAGGAAATCAGGCCCTTACTCTTGGATGTCTCAGTAGAATGA
- the pyrH gene encoding UMP kinase, producing MRVVLKIGGSLLYQDNRIQVEMIEAYAKQLRKAIEAGHDFVVVVGGGASAREFIAAARALGGSEANCDILGIELTRKNAELFTIALGDQAYSEVVESLGQLEVAKQSGRVVFMGGLTPGQSTNAVAALAAEITDADILLNATNVEGVYDRDPREENAVLLDELSIDELNEILSKGGTRAGEYQLFDPVAIRIVRRSKIRTIFFDGREVENLVRILRGEKIGSSVVYKKDK from the coding sequence ATGCGCGTCGTTCTCAAAATTGGAGGATCACTCCTGTATCAAGACAACCGCATCCAGGTTGAGATGATAGAAGCGTACGCTAAACAGCTACGCAAAGCTATAGAAGCTGGACATGATTTTGTGGTCGTCGTAGGCGGAGGTGCTTCGGCTCGTGAGTTTATTGCCGCCGCCCGAGCTCTTGGTGGGAGTGAGGCAAATTGTGATATCCTAGGGATTGAGTTGACCCGAAAGAACGCAGAACTGTTTACCATAGCTCTTGGGGACCAAGCATATTCTGAGGTGGTTGAAAGCCTTGGTCAACTGGAAGTGGCAAAGCAATCTGGGCGTGTCGTCTTCATGGGAGGATTAACTCCGGGCCAATCCACAAACGCCGTAGCAGCGCTAGCCGCAGAGATAACTGATGCAGATATTCTGTTGAATGCGACAAATGTTGAGGGTGTCTATGACCGTGACCCAAGAGAGGAAAACGCGGTTTTATTGGATGAGCTCTCAATAGATGAGCTCAACGAGATACTTTCCAAAGGTGGTACACGTGCAGGAGAATACCAATTATTTGATCCTGTGGCAATACGAATTGTACGCCGCTCGAAAATTAGGACAATATTCTTTGATGGCAGAGAGGTTGAGAACCTAGTACGAATTCTGAGGGGAGAGAAAATCGGTAGCTCTGTGGTATACAAGAAAGACAAATGA
- a CDS encoding aldo/keto reductase, producing MNYVTLGNTGLRVSRFILGSMQLGWLLNEKESFELLDVALEAGINTIDTADIYSRWTDESYPGKSEEIIGRWMKERGVREEIILATKVRGKMSDRPNDKGLSRKHITEGARASLDRLQTDWIDLYWSHWPDEEVDQEVTLRAFDKLIDEGSIHHIGASNHTAAQIVESLWISDSRNLASYDAIQPPYSLARREEYEKYLRPVVRKYDLGVTPYSPLGGGFLTGKYSKHKTPDSKRAESIEKRYATEENYRIVEELGRIADNRGVSIPQIALAWILTKDSITAPIIGTSSLDHLHDNLGALDIELSREETRALNDVSDWRDG from the coding sequence ATGAACTACGTCACATTAGGAAATACCGGTCTACGCGTCTCCCGTTTCATTCTTGGAAGCATGCAGCTTGGTTGGCTTCTTAATGAGAAGGAGAGCTTCGAATTGCTGGATGTAGCTCTTGAAGCTGGAATCAACACGATTGATACAGCTGATATCTACTCCCGATGGACTGATGAATCATATCCTGGAAAATCAGAAGAAATAATCGGAAGGTGGATGAAAGAACGGGGTGTAAGAGAAGAAATCATCTTGGCTACAAAGGTGCGGGGAAAAATGAGTGATAGGCCAAATGACAAAGGACTTTCACGAAAACACATCACTGAAGGGGCACGAGCCAGTTTGGATCGTCTTCAAACAGACTGGATAGATTTGTACTGGTCTCATTGGCCAGATGAGGAGGTAGATCAAGAGGTTACACTTCGGGCTTTTGACAAGCTGATTGATGAGGGCAGTATACATCATATTGGTGCTTCAAATCATACAGCAGCTCAAATTGTAGAATCTCTATGGATAAGTGATTCGCGAAATTTGGCAAGCTATGACGCGATTCAACCACCATATAGTTTGGCAAGGAGGGAAGAGTATGAAAAATATCTTCGCCCAGTTGTAAGGAAGTACGACTTGGGAGTAACACCATATAGCCCCCTTGGTGGCGGTTTTCTGACGGGAAAATACAGTAAGCATAAGACACCTGATTCGAAGAGAGCAGAAAGTATCGAAAAACGGTATGCAACAGAAGAGAATTACCGAATCGTAGAAGAACTTGGAAGAATAGCTGATAATAGAGGGGTATCCATACCCCAAATTGCCCTAGCATGGATACTAACCAAAGACAGCATTACAGCCCCAATCATAGGCACAAGTTCGCTTGACCACTTGCATGACAATCTCGGCGCGTTGGATATTGAGTTGTCTAGAGAAGAAACACGTGCTCTTAACGACGTGTCAGATTGGCGCGATGGTTAA
- a CDS encoding valine--tRNA ligase — MPKKFSPKIQSKRWKPESEEAILDLWEDEDTYEFNSESDKTIYSVDTPPPYLSGPMHIGQMLHYCQIDQIARYRRMQSLEVNFPLGIDRNGLPVELRVEKEFGMDMHSTPRAEFVAKCREQLDKYEDEVLDGFKRLGIGFNTYEDEGSYRTDSPRYRALTQATFIDLWRNGLVYSDYRPNNWCFECGTTIADAEVEYTERPTTLSYIRFDVEGKEPLTIATTRPELLCACGAVFIHPDDDRYEGYEGETVDIPLYDKKVPIIASPTADKEFGTGALMVCSYGDQADVMAFRDYALEPVAAISPEGEMTEAAGKYEGMTIEEAKEAIIHDLDEEGFLLKQEETIQRAPLCWRSKTPIEFIAMDEYYVKQTQFIDDLKEIVEEIDFYPSHHKQILINWLNRVSVDWPVSRRRYYGTEIPIWYCNSCGEPVLPDNEELEYYQPWKEDPPFAKCPKCGASEGFRGEERTFDTWMDSSISCLQIVDYMRDEDLFEKAFGNVMRPQGKDIVRTWLYYTLLRTYQLLEEPAFKEVWISGHVVDKHGEKMSKSRGNSPPPRPFIEEYGADAIRMFGVLEAGLGSDIRFSENRLAGVSKFMTKLWNIARFISMFPIPDDLEFSDLTPVDQWILAETNHLIEVITPDCEQLDFHKPAIEIRSFAWNFFADHVLELLKGRCFNNGDLFGETEQKSAWFVLHQTLQTILRALAPITPFITDRIYRELYNDDGIHSQRYPTSNDKWKSPLTDYTELLLSVNGGFWKFKRENDMSLRQGLPEAVVPEELKPWKKDLMAMHGIDELKFEKPEDDELVEAELPESNRTIYISPPSED; from the coding sequence TTGCCAAAAAAATTCAGCCCCAAAATCCAATCCAAGCGATGGAAACCGGAATCCGAAGAGGCAATACTGGATCTCTGGGAAGACGAAGATACCTACGAGTTCAATTCTGAGTCAGATAAAACAATCTACTCTGTTGATACTCCCCCACCATATCTTTCTGGGCCCATGCATATTGGGCAGATGCTGCATTACTGCCAGATAGATCAGATTGCCCGGTACAGAAGAATGCAGAGTCTAGAGGTCAATTTTCCTCTTGGCATAGACCGGAATGGCTTGCCTGTCGAATTGCGAGTAGAGAAAGAGTTCGGCATGGATATGCACAGCACTCCCCGCGCGGAGTTTGTTGCGAAATGCCGGGAGCAACTGGACAAGTACGAAGATGAAGTACTCGATGGTTTCAAGCGCCTCGGAATTGGATTCAATACCTATGAAGATGAGGGCTCATACCGAACGGATAGCCCTCGATATCGTGCGCTTACTCAAGCTACATTCATAGACCTGTGGAGGAATGGCTTGGTCTACAGTGACTATCGACCAAACAATTGGTGCTTCGAGTGTGGCACTACAATTGCTGATGCTGAAGTAGAATACACAGAGCGTCCTACAACTCTGAGCTACATTCGATTCGATGTGGAAGGGAAAGAACCGCTGACCATAGCTACTACTCGACCTGAGCTATTGTGTGCATGCGGAGCCGTTTTCATTCATCCCGACGATGACCGTTACGAAGGCTACGAGGGGGAAACTGTGGATATACCTCTATATGACAAAAAGGTACCAATCATTGCGAGTCCTACTGCAGATAAGGAATTCGGGACCGGTGCCCTCATGGTGTGTAGCTATGGTGACCAAGCTGACGTCATGGCTTTCAGAGATTACGCCTTGGAACCTGTTGCCGCCATATCCCCCGAAGGTGAAATGACCGAGGCTGCAGGTAAGTACGAGGGGATGACGATTGAGGAGGCCAAAGAGGCCATAATCCACGACTTGGACGAAGAGGGCTTCCTTCTGAAACAGGAGGAGACTATACAGCGAGCTCCACTCTGTTGGCGGAGCAAAACCCCCATAGAGTTCATTGCTATGGACGAATACTATGTGAAACAGACCCAATTCATTGATGACTTGAAGGAAATCGTGGAAGAGATTGATTTCTACCCCTCGCATCACAAACAAATTCTGATTAACTGGCTCAACAGAGTATCTGTAGATTGGCCGGTAAGTCGCAGGCGATACTACGGAACGGAGATTCCGATTTGGTATTGTAACAGTTGCGGGGAACCGGTTCTGCCCGATAACGAAGAGCTAGAATACTATCAACCGTGGAAAGAGGACCCACCCTTTGCAAAATGTCCGAAATGCGGTGCCAGTGAGGGTTTTCGGGGCGAAGAGCGCACATTTGATACGTGGATGGATTCGTCGATTTCATGCTTGCAGATTGTCGACTACATGCGCGATGAAGACTTGTTTGAGAAGGCATTTGGAAATGTGATGAGACCTCAAGGGAAAGATATTGTCCGAACTTGGCTGTACTACACTCTTCTCAGGACTTATCAGCTACTCGAAGAACCAGCTTTCAAAGAAGTATGGATTTCTGGCCATGTTGTGGACAAACATGGAGAGAAGATGAGCAAATCTCGAGGCAATTCTCCCCCTCCAAGACCATTCATTGAGGAGTATGGGGCCGACGCTATTCGTATGTTCGGTGTTCTGGAAGCGGGACTGGGTAGCGATATACGATTTTCGGAAAACCGATTGGCCGGAGTCTCCAAATTCATGACCAAGCTGTGGAACATAGCCAGATTCATCTCGATGTTTCCTATACCTGATGATCTCGAATTCAGTGATTTGACACCGGTGGACCAATGGATACTTGCAGAAACAAACCATCTCATTGAAGTAATCACTCCTGATTGTGAACAACTCGATTTTCACAAACCAGCTATAGAAATTCGTAGCTTTGCATGGAATTTCTTTGCAGATCATGTATTGGAATTGCTCAAGGGCCGTTGTTTCAACAATGGAGATCTATTTGGTGAAACGGAACAGAAATCTGCTTGGTTTGTACTACATCAGACCCTTCAGACTATTCTGAGGGCCTTGGCCCCCATAACCCCTTTCATCACGGATAGGATTTATCGTGAACTCTACAATGACGATGGTATTCATAGCCAAAGATATCCTACAAGCAATGACAAATGGAAGTCTCCCCTGACTGATTACACCGAGCTTCTACTGAGCGTCAACGGTGGATTCTGGAAGTTCAAGCGTGAGAACGACATGTCCCTCAGACAGGGTCTACCTGAAGCTGTCGTTCCAGAAGAACTGAAACCCTGGAAGAAAGACCTTATGGCGATGCATGGTATAGACGAGCTAAAGTTCGAGAAACCCGAAGATGACGAATTAGTAGAAGCGGAGTTGCCCGAATCAAATCGGACAATATACATCTCCCCTCCGTCTGAAGACTAG
- a CDS encoding OsmC family peroxiredoxin: MNTRLSWNRVVRNLFLHKPLLPVVIALSDETHKYEVTVNWKHDTVGELKIAGKPDIQVASPPEFDGPEGITSPEDMFVSSATACFMTTFVAFSNKMRFEFKTFSCKGEGTLERVEKGFEFTKIVLETTVKVGSSDLKKKAERALELAGKYCLVSNSMKCETEHINKVEVA; this comes from the coding sequence ATGAACACGAGATTGTCGTGGAATAGGGTGGTTAGGAATCTTTTTCTTCATAAGCCCCTCCTTCCCGTTGTGATTGCCTTGAGTGATGAGACTCACAAATACGAAGTGACCGTGAACTGGAAACATGATACTGTAGGAGAATTGAAAATAGCAGGAAAACCTGATATACAGGTTGCATCTCCGCCAGAGTTCGATGGACCCGAAGGTATAACCTCACCAGAGGACATGTTCGTCTCCTCTGCAACCGCTTGTTTCATGACGACATTCGTGGCATTTTCGAATAAGATGCGATTCGAGTTTAAAACATTCAGCTGTAAAGGGGAGGGCACCCTGGAACGAGTCGAAAAGGGATTTGAGTTCACGAAGATTGTTTTGGAGACTACTGTCAAAGTTGGAAGTTCGGACCTCAAGAAGAAAGCAGAAAGAGCATTGGAGCTAGCAGGAAAATATTGTCTAGTTTCCAATAGCATGAAGTGTGAAACGGAACATATCAACAAAGTAGAAGTTGCATAG
- a CDS encoding transposase yields MGRSSGVTITVKVPIRWGVMTKRQKNRLSRITSRDTRVIKAYLGIIERYEEKLLVGKRKTRIDAGEIDKLTLRTKNRPSVPHDFKKRFPNISTNELQECRETAIGMWKVYLERGESKPLKAEGYSPCKLPRHIFKQRFEFVYTPENEIKHWLDLRDSLDSVREGRRRHDRLVIPLSPNSYHLNRIDEGDLKSVQIVKDGNRKWWVLFKVRLHPEPVDMSENPPAVIGIDLGIKKAVCSAVLTPDGLKQVRYWTQHEKAEEIERYDDMVASLQRKMEKLRADGDSVDGVLGRLDEIRTKRNDISKDYDRKLVRVLTDHILELATSYDIHVAIGRLKGIRNRARRGNGTSRAFRKMINRWSFARLTKALKHKLSMEGFPPVRVRAVSEAWTSITCHKCGTTGLRPKQSFFLCDTCGYRDNADKNAAINIAKRLITLIPSLRDEAGLGMWLSDSEGAPKTRRSTRSYGKSSRPQGTPVPSDGASVADRYEQLTLESVGSGTDPAMAKTVEQPPAATEAHKAAGTRGNNVQRTEATFWKRNNVPGTPDKAREQIAGEIPLFPGDGSHEKG; encoded by the coding sequence ATGGGTCGCTCTAGCGGTGTAACGATAACGGTCAAGGTTCCCATCAGATGGGGAGTCATGACTAAAAGGCAGAAGAATCGCCTATCTCGCATCACCAGTAGAGATACCCGTGTTATCAAGGCCTATCTTGGTATCATAGAGCGATACGAAGAGAAGCTCTTGGTTGGCAAACGGAAGACGCGGATTGATGCCGGTGAGATCGACAAACTAACCCTGCGGACAAAGAATAGGCCATCGGTTCCACATGACTTCAAGAAACGGTTCCCGAACATTTCTACCAATGAACTGCAGGAATGCCGGGAAACAGCTATTGGGATGTGGAAGGTCTATCTTGAGCGAGGGGAGAGCAAACCCCTGAAAGCTGAGGGGTACAGTCCGTGCAAGCTTCCCCGGCATATCTTCAAACAGCGCTTTGAGTTTGTATATACTCCTGAGAATGAAATCAAGCACTGGCTGGACTTGCGGGACTCGCTGGATTCTGTACGGGAGGGGAGACGCCGGCATGACAGGCTGGTGATTCCGCTCAGTCCCAACTCCTATCATCTTAATCGTATAGATGAGGGGGACTTGAAATCCGTGCAGATTGTGAAAGACGGCAATCGGAAGTGGTGGGTGCTGTTCAAGGTCAGGTTGCATCCCGAGCCAGTTGATATGTCAGAGAATCCGCCTGCAGTCATCGGTATCGATCTTGGCATCAAGAAAGCTGTCTGCTCGGCTGTGCTTACTCCAGATGGTCTCAAGCAGGTTAGGTACTGGACACAGCATGAGAAAGCCGAGGAAATCGAGAGATATGATGATATGGTCGCCAGTCTCCAGCGTAAGATGGAGAAGCTACGTGCCGATGGGGACTCTGTAGATGGTGTCCTTGGTCGACTGGATGAGATTCGAACCAAGCGTAATGACATCAGCAAGGACTACGACCGGAAGTTGGTTCGGGTGTTAACAGACCATATTCTAGAGCTTGCTACATCGTATGACATCCATGTGGCGATTGGCCGACTCAAGGGCATTCGAAACAGGGCTAGGCGCGGAAATGGGACTTCCCGTGCGTTCCGCAAGATGATCAATAGGTGGTCGTTTGCACGGTTAACCAAAGCCCTGAAGCACAAGCTCAGTATGGAAGGCTTTCCGCCGGTGCGTGTTCGTGCAGTATCAGAAGCGTGGACGAGCATCACCTGTCATAAGTGTGGCACTACCGGTCTTCGGCCCAAGCAGAGCTTCTTTCTCTGTGACACCTGTGGATATCGCGACAACGCAGACAAGAACGCAGCGATCAACATCGCCAAGCGTTTGATTACGCTCATTCCTTCACTTCGGGATGAGGCAGGACTAGGGATGTGGCTCTCGGATTCCGAGGGCGCCCCAAAGACCCGGAGGAGCACACGCTCTTATGGGAAGTCCTCACGCCCCCAGGGAACGCCAGTCCCGTCTGACGGGGCGTCCGTGGCTGACCGCTATGAACAGCTGACTCTCGAGTCGGTTGGGAGCGGTACCGACCCCGCCATGGCAAAAACTGTGGAACAACCGCCTGCCGCTACTGAGGCTCACAAGGCAGCTGGCACTCGTGGCAATAACGTGCAGCGGACTGAGGCTACGTTCTGGAAGAGGAACAATGTTCCTGGGACACCAGACAAAGCTCGTGAACAAATAGCGGGTGAGATACCGCTATTCCCCGGTGACGGCAGTCACGAGAAGGGCTGA
- a CDS encoding type II toxin-antitoxin system death-on-curing family toxin gives MRINEQSLERYGGESGILCRSDLVDCLEIPVKQYYGFDPYPSIWKKAAALLHCIIDKHPFVDGNKRTGWLTTALFLAFNGHYLMIDIDDAEEMCISIAKGGVEIDASAAWLRKHAVSVSSE, from the coding sequence ATGAGAATAAATGAACAATCTCTGGAACGGTACGGAGGTGAGTCTGGAATCTTATGTAGATCAGACTTGGTTGATTGTTTGGAAATCCCAGTCAAGCAATACTACGGATTTGATCCATATCCCTCCATTTGGAAAAAGGCTGCGGCCTTGTTGCATTGCATAATCGACAAACATCCATTTGTTGATGGTAATAAAAGAACGGGATGGCTGACTACTGCGCTTTTTCTTGCTTTCAATGGTCATTACTTAATGATAGACATTGATGATGCTGAAGAAATGTGTATTTCAATTGCAAAAGGAGGGGTTGAAATCGATGCTAGCGCCGCATGGCTAAGAAAGCATGCAGTTTCAGTCTCTTCAGAATAA